Below is a genomic region from Sulfitobacter sp. OXR-159.
AATGAAATCAGCTTTAATTCCAGCCTCTTGCGAGAGATGCGTGCGATTGATTTCGTCCAGCGCCTGATCGCGGATGGCACCCTGCCAGAGGGACGGATGAAGCGGGTCCACATGCATATGATCGCCGATGACGCGCTAATGGCGCAGCTTTCGGTGGCCACCAAGCTGATGCCGAACCCAGCCGTGATCAGGGCGCTGCATGAGGCGGGTGTGGCGGCGGCGGATCAGTTTTTGACGGACCACTTTGATGATCTGAACCAACGCAGCAGCGTCGATCTACCCGCGATGTTCGGCTGAGTTTTCGGGGTCTGACAGCGCCAGCGCCTCGGGCAGATCGGCACCGGGGCGCGGCGGGTAGACCAGCCCGGCAGAGATCACCAGCTTCGCCGCGTCTTCGACACTCATGTCGAGCTCGATCACATCCTCGCGCGGCAGGAAGAGCAAAAAGCCTGAGGTCGGGTTTGGCGTCGTCGGCAGAAAGACCGAAAGCATCTCGCCCCCCGCGTTTGTCCGGGCCAAGACCTCTCCCTTGGCTTCGGTCGAGATAAAGCCAAGCGCCCAGATGCCGCGCCGGGGGTATTCGATCAGGCAGGCGGTCTCAAAGCTCCGCTCGGACTGGGCAAAGATCGTCTCGGAGATCTGTTTGATGCCGGAGTAGATCGTCCGCACCACGGGGGTGCGTTCCACCAGACTTTCGGCAAAACGGATCATCGAACGCCCGATCAGCCCTTTCGCAGCCCAGCCCACCATGACGGTGAAGATCAAAAAGATCACCACCCCAAGGCCGCGCACGTTGAATTGCATCGAGGGGTCGAGGCCAAGGAAATCTTGGAGCAGGCGGTCAGGATGGTAGGCTTTGGGCACCAATGGCAGCACGAAACCGTCGATCCAGCCGACCACGCTCCAGATCAGCCAGATGGTCAGCCCAACGGGCGCAATCACAACCAACCCGGTCAGGAAAGACGCGCGCAGCCTTGCGACAAGGCTGCGCCGGACCTGTGTTGGGTCGGGATCAAAAGGTGTGTTCATCTGCGCCGTTTTCCGAAGAGTTAATCGCAATATAGCTAAGGCGTATGCCCCGGCCCGGCAATGGCTCGACGGTGTTTTTCGCCTTTAACGCGGCAGGTTGACGAGGTTTGCGGCGATCTGGGCCCCCAGCCGGGCATTGTTGCGCACCAATGCGATATTGGCGACCAGCGAGCGGCCCTCGGTCAGTTCAAAGATGCGCTGGAGCAGGAAGGGGGTCACGTGCTTGCCGCTGACACCCTGCGCATCGGCCTCAGATTGGGCCTGCGCGATGATTGGGGCCAGTTCGGCGGCGGGAATTTCCTCATCCGCGGGGATCGGATTGGCCACAAGCTGCCCGCCGGGCAGCCCCATGGCGGCGCGGGTGCGGTGGGCCTTGGCAAGGGCTGCGGCATCGTCAAGACGCAGCGGCGATTGCAGATCGGAGCCTGCGCTCCAGAAGGCGGGGAAGCTGTCTTGCCCCACGGTGATGACCGGCACGCCTTGGGTCTCAAGTACTTCCAGCGTTTTCGGCACGTCCAAGATTGCTTTGGCACCCGCGGCGATCACGGTGACGGGTGTCTGCGCCAATTCCATCAGGTCGGCGGAGATGTCAAAGCTGTCTTCCGCGCCTTTGTGCACGCCGCCGATGCCGCCCGTGGCAAAGACTTCGATGCCCGCGAGGTTGGCGGCGATCATGGTGGCGGCGACTGTGGTGGCGCCTGTGCCGCCCGATGCGATGCAGACGGCCATATCGGCACGCGAAAGTTTCGCCACATTTTTGGCCTGCGCCAGATCGCTAAGCTGGTCGTCGTCCAAACCGATATGCAACGCGCCACGGATCACGGCGATGGTGGCGGGCACGGCCCCGGCATCGCGGATGTCCTGCTCAACCTGCCGCGCCACTTCGAGGTTCTGCGGATAGGGCATGCCATGGGTGATGATTGTGCTTTCCAACGCCACGATCGGTGCGCCGCTTTCGCGGGCCTTGGCCACTTCGGCGCTGAAGGTCAGGGGCAGGGCGTAAGGGGCGGTGGTCATATCTTGGTCTCTCCGGAAACGTAAAGGGCGGCAGCGTCAAGTGCGGCCTTGAGGGCGGGTTGCGCGACGGCACCGCCAAGTTCGGCCGCCACATGGGCGGCCATGAATGTGTCGCCTGCGCCCGTCACCCGGGCCACATGGACCGAGGGTGGGGTGAGGGTGATGATATCATCGCCTTGACCCACGGTGGCGGGGTTGCCGCCATCTGTCACCACGGCACGGCGCGCGCCGCGGGCCAGCAGGGCGCGGGCGGCGGAGGGGGAATCGTCAAAGCTGGCCTGACACAGCAGCCCGGCTTCTTCGAGGTTCACATAAAGCGTGCCGCGCCCCGCTTTAAGGAAAGGCGTCAGCCGCAGTGCCTTGCCAGGAGAGGCGGGGGCCACGCGCAGATCGGCCTTTGCCAACAGCGGGCTTTGCGCCATCCGGGCGAGCAATTCGACGGTAAGGTTGCCATCCAGCGCCACGGCGCCTTCGTAAGGGGCGGGCAGGCTGCCATCCTCCAGCGGGCGCAGAATTTTATCCCCCGCAGCTTCCAGCGAATGGGCATCGGCAATCGCGGCGATAAGCCCGTTAGACCCTTCGACGGCCATATAGCGGTCAGTCGGCAGATCGTCTGAGCGGTAAACGTGATCGGTGATCAGACCGCGCAGAGCGCAGGCGGCGATCAACTCGTCCCCCTCCGCGTCGCGGCCCACGGCGGAAAGCAGCGCGGGCGTCAACCCAAAGCGCGCCAGCGCCATGCCGATGTTCAGCGCCACGCCGCCCGGCAAGCGGGTGATGCGCCCCGGCATGTCAGAGCCTTGGCGCATCGCGTTTTCAGAGCGGCCGATCACGTCCCAAAGGACGGAGCCAATGCACAGGATGTCAGCTGTCTTTGTCATGCGGCGCTTCTAGCCGCCAAATCTGCCCACGTGCAAGCGGCGTTATTGTGGCACCGCAAATGTTAGCGCCGCCCAAAGCGTTTCCCAGACCGGCTGGTCGGGATCGTATCCGGCACCTGTCTGTGCCGCTGCTGCCGGGCGCAGCACCACGGCGTCAAAGAGGTATTCGTGGCCTTCGGTGACTGGAATAACCGCTTCGCCCGCCGCGTCGGTGCGGTGGAGCGAGATGGTCACGCTGTCATCCGGCGCGCGGTCGAATACCTCAACCTGGGCATCGGCGCGAGGTTCATCCTGATAGAAAAGAGCGACCTTCATCTGACCCTCGAAATCCGCGTCATAGGGATTCGTCAGGGCGACAAATTCGGTGGTCATGCCGGTGGGGGCGTCGTCTCCAACGCCTGTACCTGTGGCGATCAGGGTTTTGACGTGGCGTGTATAGCTCTCCACGACTTTTTCCTGCGACCAGCCGTTGGCGCTGTGATCGGCTTCAGCCTTCGGGAAATCCTTGTGCTCGGCGAAGGAGAGGAACTTCTCCCATTCCTCATAGATCACCTTTGAGGGGGTGGTTTCGGCCAGTACAACCACCAGCGCATCCCGGCCCGGCGCGGGGATCTGAAGCGCCGGGTTGTCGCCCGCACGGGGAGAGAGATTATAGGCCTGTCCCTCTACCACAATTTCAAAACGATTGAGCCGGTTGGGAAGATAGGGAAAGGTCGATCCGACAAACTCTTCGCCATTGCGGAAATGCGCTGCGATCTTTTCACCGCTTTCCACTTGATAGTTCAGTGGCGACAGCCAGTATTCATGGGCAACAGCAGGTAATGCCGGTAAGATACTGAAAATAATAGCGGACAACTGGGACAGTTTCATGAAGCGAACTTTCATTTTGTTAAGAACCAAGCTGGCATTGCTTGGGCTAATGTCAAGCGCGTTGGTGATTTCCATAGGCGCTGCGGTACAGGCGCATGAGGTCAAACCGACAATCGCGGACCTGACCGTCGCCGAAGGGCGCGCGGTGCTGGCGCTTGAGATTAACCTCGAGGCTCTGCTGGCGGGGATCGACCTCGACACTGTCGAAGACACCGACAATTCCGAGAATGCAGGCGATTACGATGCGCTGCGAAGCCTGCCCGCCGCGCGTATCGCGGCCCGTGCGCCCGAGCTTTTGCCGAACTGGAACAGCCTGCCATTGCTCAGCGTGAATGGCGCGGCCGTGCCTTTGGAAAGTGTGATGATCGAGGTGCCCGAGGGGATCGACGCCGAACTGCCGCGCGACAGTCTTTGGCGGCTGGAGGCGGCAGTGCCTGCAGGAGCCGAGCAGGTGCAGGTGACCTGGCCTGATGGCGCGGGCGCATTGGTGCTGCGCCAGCAGGGGGTGGAAGACCCCTATACCGGCTATCTGGCGGGTGGCGAAACAAGCCCCGAGATCGCGCTCTCGGGCGGCGATGCGCAAAGTGGTTGGCAAGCCTTCGTCAGCTATATCCCGGTCGGTTTCGACCACATCCTGCCCAAAGGATTAGATCATATCCTTTTCGTTTTGGGCCTGTTCTTCCTGTCGACCCGTCTGCGCCCTTTGATCTGGCAGGTTACCGCCTTCACGCTGGCCCACACGGTCACGCTTGCACTTGGTGCTCTGGGCTGGGTCAACGTGCCCGGTGCCATCGTCGAGCCGCTGATCGCCGCGTCGATCACCTATGTCGCGGTCGAGAATATCTTTCATTCGGCGCTGAACCGTTGGCGGCCCTTGGTGATCTTTGGTTTCGGCCTGCTGCACGGGCTCGGCTTTGCCTCGGTGCTGGGGGACTTTGGCCTGCCAGCAGGGCAATTCGTCCCGGCGCTTATTGGCTTTAATATCGGGGTGGAACTGGGCCAGCTTGCGGTGATCGCCATCGCCTTCGTGCTGGTCGGCTGGGCGATGAAGCGCGATTGGTATCGCCGGGCCATCGCGGTGCCCGCCTCCTGCGTCATCGCGGCGGTCGGGGCCTATTGGTTCATCGAACGGGTATTTCTGTAAGCGCGCGGGCAGCCCTTAACCGGGCTGCCCCAAGGGCCGCTTAGCCCTGCATGGCGGCGATCAGGGTGGCGAGTTCGGCCACCGGATCGTCCTTGTCCCAAATCTCGGTCCCGATGCCGAAAAAGTCGGTCCGGGGGGCAAGGGCGCGGATCATATTGATGTCCAGCGCGCCCTCGGCGACGACGGGCACTTCGATCACTTCGGACCACCATTGAAACAATTCGGCTTCGGCAAAGCTTCCGTCGCCAAGCGTGCTGGCTTGGGTGGGGCCAAAGCTGACGTAATCGGCCCCGGCTTCGCCAGCGGCCATCCCCTCGTGCCGCGATGTGCCGCAGAAGGAACCGACGATCGCATCTTCGCCCAGTTCTTTGCGGGCATGGCGCACGGTGCGCGCGGCATCGCTGAGGTGTACCCCGTCAAGGCCGAGCTTTTCGACCATCAGCAGGTGATCCGAGATCACCAAGGCCACATCGCGCGCATGGGTCACCTCGCGCAGCGCGTCACCGGCGCGCGACAGACGGTCTTCGTCGCGGGTTGATAGCGCCATCCGCACACAGGCGACCGGATGCGCGTCCAGCACGGCGGCCAGTTGCGCGGGGAATTGGCTCAGCTCAACTTCGGGTGGGGTGATAAGGTAAATCTGCGGCTGTTCTGGCGCGTCCATGGTCCTATCCTTAATCGGGTCCGGGGCCTTAATCGGGTCTGGGGCCCTGCTCGGGTCTGGAGGTCTGACTAGCGCAAGGCGCTGCAAAAGAAAACGGATATGCGTCTGTGGCGCGGGCTTTCTTGCGGTGGTGCGGCGCAGGGGCTATGAGGCGCGCATGACCCAGACAACATCCTCCTCCGTCCAGCCTGCGCCGATCCCGGCCATCGTGCTTGTCCGCCCACAGATGGGCGAGAACATCGGCGCCGCGGCGCGCGCGATGTGGAACTTTGGCCTAGATCACATGCGCGTCGTGGCCCCGCGCGACGGTTGGCCCAGCCAATCTGCCGTGGCCATGGCCTCGGGCGCGGGGCGGCTGTTGGATGAGGCGCAGCATTGCGACGATCTGCCGGGCGCGCTCAGCGATTGCGATTTCACCTTTGCCACCACCGCGCGCGGCCGCGACCTGACCAAGCCGGTCTACAGCCCCGAAGCGGCGATGCGGCTGGCCGCGGAAAAGATCGCGGCGGGCCAACGGGTTGCGGTGCTTTTCGGCCCAGAGCGGGCCGGGCTGGAGAACGAGGATATCGCGCAGGCAAACGCCATCGTCTCGGTCCCGGTGAATCCTAAATTCGCCTCGCTCAACCTCGCGCAATGCGTGCTCTTGATGTCCTATGAATGGATGCGCGCACA
It encodes:
- a CDS encoding DUF502 domain-containing protein produces the protein MNTPFDPDPTQVRRSLVARLRASFLTGLVVIAPVGLTIWLIWSVVGWIDGFVLPLVPKAYHPDRLLQDFLGLDPSMQFNVRGLGVVIFLIFTVMVGWAAKGLIGRSMIRFAESLVERTPVVRTIYSGIKQISETIFAQSERSFETACLIEYPRRGIWALGFISTEAKGEVLARTNAGGEMLSVFLPTTPNPTSGFLLFLPREDVIELDMSVEDAAKLVISAGLVYPPRPGADLPEALALSDPENSAEHRG
- a CDS encoding pseudouridine-5'-phosphate glycosidase, yielding MTTAPYALPLTFSAEVAKARESGAPIVALESTIITHGMPYPQNLEVARQVEQDIRDAGAVPATIAVIRGALHIGLDDDQLSDLAQAKNVAKLSRADMAVCIASGGTGATTVAATMIAANLAGIEVFATGGIGGVHKGAEDSFDISADLMELAQTPVTVIAAGAKAILDVPKTLEVLETQGVPVITVGQDSFPAFWSAGSDLQSPLRLDDAAALAKAHRTRAAMGLPGGQLVANPIPADEEIPAAELAPIIAQAQSEADAQGVSGKHVTPFLLQRIFELTEGRSLVANIALVRNNARLGAQIAANLVNLPR
- a CDS encoding PfkB family carbohydrate kinase, whose amino-acid sequence is MTKTADILCIGSVLWDVIGRSENAMRQGSDMPGRITRLPGGVALNIGMALARFGLTPALLSAVGRDAEGDELIAACALRGLITDHVYRSDDLPTDRYMAVEGSNGLIAAIADAHSLEAAGDKILRPLEDGSLPAPYEGAVALDGNLTVELLARMAQSPLLAKADLRVAPASPGKALRLTPFLKAGRGTLYVNLEEAGLLCQASFDDSPSAARALLARGARRAVVTDGGNPATVGQGDDIITLTPPSVHVARVTGAGDTFMAAHVAAELGGAVAQPALKAALDAAALYVSGETKI
- a CDS encoding DUF4198 domain-containing protein — its product is MEITNALDISPSNASLVLNKMKVRFMKLSQLSAIIFSILPALPAVAHEYWLSPLNYQVESGEKIAAHFRNGEEFVGSTFPYLPNRLNRFEIVVEGQAYNLSPRAGDNPALQIPAPGRDALVVVLAETTPSKVIYEEWEKFLSFAEHKDFPKAEADHSANGWSQEKVVESYTRHVKTLIATGTGVGDDAPTGMTTEFVALTNPYDADFEGQMKVALFYQDEPRADAQVEVFDRAPDDSVTISLHRTDAAGEAVIPVTEGHEYLFDAVVLRPAAAAQTGAGYDPDQPVWETLWAALTFAVPQ
- a CDS encoding HupE/UreJ family protein, translating into MKRTFILLRTKLALLGLMSSALVISIGAAVQAHEVKPTIADLTVAEGRAVLALEINLEALLAGIDLDTVEDTDNSENAGDYDALRSLPAARIAARAPELLPNWNSLPLLSVNGAAVPLESVMIEVPEGIDAELPRDSLWRLEAAVPAGAEQVQVTWPDGAGALVLRQQGVEDPYTGYLAGGETSPEIALSGGDAQSGWQAFVSYIPVGFDHILPKGLDHILFVLGLFFLSTRLRPLIWQVTAFTLAHTVTLALGALGWVNVPGAIVEPLIAASITYVAVENIFHSALNRWRPLVIFGFGLLHGLGFASVLGDFGLPAGQFVPALIGFNIGVELGQLAVIAIAFVLVGWAMKRDWYRRAIAVPASCVIAAVGAYWFIERVFL
- a CDS encoding thiamine phosphate synthase — translated: MDAPEQPQIYLITPPEVELSQFPAQLAAVLDAHPVACVRMALSTRDEDRLSRAGDALREVTHARDVALVISDHLLMVEKLGLDGVHLSDAARTVRHARKELGEDAIVGSFCGTSRHEGMAAGEAGADYVSFGPTQASTLGDGSFAEAELFQWWSEVIEVPVVAEGALDINMIRALAPRTDFFGIGTEIWDKDDPVAELATLIAAMQG
- a CDS encoding RNA methyltransferase; its protein translation is MTQTTSSSVQPAPIPAIVLVRPQMGENIGAAARAMWNFGLDHMRVVAPRDGWPSQSAVAMASGAGRLLDEAQHCDDLPGALSDCDFTFATTARGRDLTKPVYSPEAAMRLAAEKIAAGQRVAVLFGPERAGLENEDIAQANAIVSVPVNPKFASLNLAQCVLLMSYEWMRAQGEVTHEVTEMAGTDWAKGAEVDHLARHYEERLEEAGFFYPEHKTASMKLNLRNMWSRMPLTRADVQMLHGILRQMVRWKNKD